One window of Streptomyces sp. SUK 48 genomic DNA carries:
- a CDS encoding SDR family NAD(P)-dependent oxidoreductase — MPVGIITGASKGLGRALAEALAARGWDLVLDARGEAALAEAAAAAGRYGTRVSALPGDVTDAGHRAALVAAARALGGLDLLVGNASALGAEPLVRLDRLPLAGLRRALEVNVTAALGLVQEALPLLRAAAAGTVIAVGSDAAAQAYATWGGYGASKAALDQLAAVLAVEEPGLRVWAVDPGDMATDLYAAAVPDDRDERPAPDTVVPAFLRLLDERPASGRYAAPALVAGR; from the coding sequence ATGCCGGTAGGGATCATCACGGGCGCCTCCAAGGGGCTGGGGCGGGCGCTCGCCGAGGCACTGGCGGCGCGCGGCTGGGACCTGGTGCTGGACGCGCGGGGCGAGGCGGCGCTGGCGGAGGCCGCGGCGGCGGCCGGCCGGTACGGCACCCGGGTGTCGGCGCTGCCCGGGGACGTCACGGACGCCGGGCACCGGGCCGCGCTGGTGGCCGCCGCCCGGGCGCTGGGCGGCCTCGATCTGCTGGTGGGCAACGCGAGCGCGCTGGGCGCCGAGCCGCTGGTACGGCTGGACCGGCTGCCGCTGGCCGGGCTGCGGCGGGCGCTGGAGGTGAACGTCACCGCCGCGCTGGGTCTCGTGCAGGAGGCGCTGCCGCTGCTGCGGGCGGCGGCCGCGGGCACGGTGATCGCGGTCGGCTCGGACGCGGCGGCCCAGGCGTACGCGACCTGGGGCGGTTACGGCGCCTCGAAGGCGGCCCTGGACCAGCTGGCGGCGGTGCTCGCCGTGGAGGAGCCGGGGCTGCGGGTGTGGGCGGTGGACCCCGGGGACATGGCGACCGACCTGTACGCGGCGGCGGTACCCGACGACCGGGACGAGCGGCCGGCGCCGGACACCGTCGTCCCCGCGTTCCTGCGGCTGCTGGACGAGCGCCCGGCGAGCGGGCGGTACGCGGCGCCGGCGCTCGTGGCGGGCCGATGA
- a CDS encoding GAF domain-containing sensor histidine kinase, producing MSHRPRSGLAAVSSALLAMSRHLEMRDVLKTIVASARELLDAQYAALGVPDDHGGFAQFVVDGVSDAQWKAIGPLPRQHGVLAAMLHEARPERLADVREDPRFEGWPDAHPDLVDFLGLPIRDGDETIGALFLANKNCPKPEGGCGFTQEDEELLALLAQHAAIALTNARLYERSRELTIAEERSRLAHELHDAVSQKLFSLRLTAQAAAALVDRDPARAKDELHQVAALAAEAADELRAAVVELRPAALDEDGLIATLRTQIQVLDRAHTARVTFTGAGYRALPAAQEEAVLRVAQEALHNALRHADAEHVEVSVERRGPGAVLRISDDGAGFEPAAVGRAGRHLGLVSMRDRASGVGGTLTVESAPGKGTTIEMEVPGG from the coding sequence ATGAGCCACCGCCCCCGGTCCGGCCTCGCCGCGGTGAGTTCCGCGCTGCTGGCCATGAGCAGGCATCTGGAGATGCGCGACGTCCTGAAGACGATCGTCGCCTCCGCCCGCGAACTCCTCGACGCGCAGTACGCCGCCCTCGGCGTCCCCGACGACCACGGCGGCTTCGCCCAGTTCGTCGTGGACGGCGTCAGCGACGCCCAGTGGAAGGCGATCGGCCCGCTGCCCCGCCAGCACGGCGTCCTCGCCGCGATGCTGCACGAGGCCCGCCCCGAACGCCTCGCCGACGTCCGTGAGGACCCCCGCTTCGAGGGCTGGCCCGACGCCCACCCCGACCTCGTCGACTTCCTCGGGCTGCCCATCCGCGACGGCGACGAGACCATCGGCGCGCTCTTCCTCGCCAACAAGAACTGCCCGAAGCCGGAAGGCGGTTGCGGCTTCACCCAGGAGGACGAGGAACTGCTCGCCCTCCTCGCCCAGCACGCCGCGATCGCCCTCACCAACGCCCGCCTCTACGAGCGCAGCCGCGAACTCACCATCGCCGAGGAGCGTTCCCGCCTCGCCCATGAACTCCATGACGCGGTCAGCCAGAAGCTGTTCTCACTGCGCCTGACCGCACAGGCCGCCGCCGCGCTCGTCGACCGGGACCCGGCCCGCGCCAAGGACGAACTCCACCAGGTCGCCGCGCTCGCCGCCGAGGCGGCCGACGAACTGCGGGCCGCCGTCGTGGAGTTGCGGCCCGCCGCGCTGGACGAGGACGGGCTGATCGCCACCCTGCGCACCCAGATCCAGGTCCTCGACCGCGCCCACACCGCCCGCGTCACCTTCACCGGCGCCGGCTACCGCGCACTGCCCGCCGCCCAGGAGGAGGCCGTGCTCCGGGTCGCCCAGGAGGCCCTGCACAACGCGCTGCGCCACGCGGACGCGGAGCACGTCGAGGTGAGTGTGGAGCGGCGCGGCCCCGGAGCGGTGCTGCGGATCAGCGACGACGGCGCCGGCTTCGAACCGGCCGCGGTCGGCCGCGCCGGACGGCACCTCGGGCTGGTCTCGATGCGGGACCGGGCGAGCGGGGTCGGCGGCACCCTGACCGTGGAATCGGCGCCCGGCAAGGGCACCACGATCGAGATGGAGGTCCCCGGTGGCTGA
- a CDS encoding response regulator transcription factor, protein MAEPIKVLLVDDHQVVRRGLRTFLEVQEDIAVVGEAGDGAEGVARAEELRPDVVLMDVKMPGMDGIDALRRLRELDNPARVLIVTSFTEQRTVVPALRAGAAGYVYKDVDPDALAGAIRSVHAGHILLQPEVAGALLSQEEANSGQGRGTSLTEREREVLGLIADGRSNREIARALVLSEKTVKTHVSNILMKLDLADRTQAALWAVRHGVAG, encoded by the coding sequence GTGGCTGAGCCCATCAAGGTGCTGCTCGTCGACGACCACCAGGTCGTCCGCCGGGGTCTGCGCACCTTCCTGGAGGTGCAGGAGGACATAGCGGTCGTCGGCGAGGCGGGCGACGGCGCGGAGGGGGTGGCCCGCGCCGAGGAACTGCGGCCCGACGTCGTCCTCATGGACGTCAAGATGCCGGGCATGGACGGTATCGACGCCCTGCGCAGGCTGCGCGAACTCGACAACCCCGCACGGGTGCTGATCGTCACCAGCTTCACCGAGCAGCGCACGGTCGTACCGGCCCTGCGCGCGGGCGCCGCCGGGTATGTGTACAAGGACGTGGACCCCGACGCGCTCGCCGGCGCCATCCGCTCCGTGCACGCCGGGCACATCCTGCTCCAGCCCGAGGTGGCGGGCGCGCTGCTGTCCCAGGAGGAGGCCAACTCCGGTCAGGGCCGGGGGACTTCGCTCACCGAGCGGGAGCGCGAGGTGCTCGGCCTGATCGCGGACGGCCGCTCCAACCGGGAGATCGCCCGTGCGCTGGTGCTCTCCGAGAAGACGGTCAAGACGCACGTCTCCAACATCCTGATGAAGCTCGACCTCGCCGACCGCACCCAGGCCGCGCTGTGGGCCGTACGGCACGGGGTGGCCGGCTGA
- a CDS encoding chaplin, with amino-acid sequence MKNLKKAAAVTMVAGGLLAAGAGLASAQSEAGGAAVNSPGVVSGNAIQAPIHVPVNVTGDSIDVIGVLNPAFGNVGLNH; translated from the coding sequence GTGAAGAACCTGAAGAAGGCAGCGGCCGTGACGATGGTGGCCGGTGGCCTGCTGGCCGCCGGTGCCGGCCTGGCCTCCGCCCAGAGCGAGGCGGGCGGCGCGGCCGTGAACTCCCCGGGCGTCGTCTCGGGCAACGCCATCCAGGCGCCGATCCACGTCCCGGTGAACGTGACCGGCGACAGCATCGACGTCATCGGCGTGCTGAACCCGGCCTTCGGCAACGTCGGCCTCAACCACTGA
- a CDS encoding ABC transporter ATP-binding protein, whose amino-acid sequence MSDVLELQDVSVVREGRALVDQVSWSVKEGERWVILGPNGAGKTTLLNVASSYLYPTTGSVTILGETLGKPGTDVFELRPRVGVAGIALADKLPKRQTVLQTVLTAAYGMTTSWNEEYEDVDERRARAFLDRLGMSDYLDRRFGTLSEGERKRTLIARALMSDPELLLLDEPAAGLDLGGREDLVRRLGRLARDPIAPSMIMVTHHVEEIAPGFSHVLMIRQGKVLTAGPIELELTSRNLSRCFGLPLVVEQVGDRWTAHGLPLS is encoded by the coding sequence ATGAGCGATGTTCTGGAGCTTCAGGACGTATCCGTGGTCCGTGAGGGCCGGGCTCTGGTGGACCAGGTCTCCTGGTCGGTGAAGGAGGGCGAGCGCTGGGTCATCCTGGGCCCCAACGGCGCCGGCAAGACCACCCTCCTGAACGTCGCCTCCAGCTACCTCTACCCCACCACGGGCTCCGTCACCATCCTCGGCGAGACCCTGGGCAAGCCCGGCACGGACGTCTTCGAGCTGCGCCCCCGCGTCGGCGTGGCCGGCATCGCCCTCGCCGACAAGCTCCCCAAGCGCCAGACGGTCCTCCAGACGGTCCTCACCGCCGCCTACGGCATGACCACCAGCTGGAACGAGGAGTACGAGGACGTGGACGAGCGGCGCGCCCGCGCCTTCCTCGACCGCCTCGGCATGAGCGACTACCTCGACCGCCGCTTCGGCACCCTCTCCGAGGGCGAGCGCAAGCGCACCCTCATCGCCCGCGCCCTGATGAGCGACCCCGAGCTGCTCCTCCTCGACGAGCCCGCCGCCGGCCTCGACCTCGGCGGCCGCGAGGACCTGGTGCGCCGCCTCGGCCGGCTCGCCCGCGACCCGATCGCGCCCTCGATGATCATGGTCACCCACCATGTCGAGGAGATCGCCCCCGGCTTCTCCCACGTCCTGATGATCCGTCAGGGCAAGGTGCTCACCGCCGGCCCGATCGAGCTGGAGCTGACCTCCCGCAACCTCTCCCGCTGCTTCGGCCTCCCGCTCGTGGTCGAGCAGGTCGGCGACCGCTGGACCGCCCACGGCCTGCCGCTCTCCTGA
- a CDS encoding NfeD family protein, whose translation MNDIDAWVWWLVGAAALGIPLVVTAMPEFGMFAVGAVAAAVVAALGPGVVAQVITFLVVSVALIAVVRPIANRHSRQRPQFASGIEALKGRQAVVLERVDGAGGRVKLAGEIWSARALDSGRAYEAGQEVDVVDIEGATAIVI comes from the coding sequence GTGAACGACATCGACGCATGGGTGTGGTGGCTCGTCGGCGCGGCCGCGCTCGGAATCCCGCTCGTCGTCACCGCCATGCCCGAGTTCGGCATGTTCGCGGTGGGAGCCGTCGCGGCCGCTGTCGTCGCCGCCCTCGGCCCCGGCGTCGTCGCCCAGGTGATCACGTTCCTCGTCGTCTCCGTCGCGCTCATCGCCGTCGTACGGCCCATCGCCAACCGGCACAGCAGGCAGCGGCCCCAGTTCGCCAGCGGCATCGAGGCGCTGAAGGGCAGGCAGGCCGTCGTGCTGGAACGGGTCGACGGCGCCGGCGGCCGCGTCAAGCTCGCCGGGGAGATCTGGTCGGCCCGCGCCCTCGACTCCGGCCGGGCCTACGAAGCGGGCCAGGAGGTGGACGTCGTGGACATCGAAGGAGCCACCGCGATCGTCATCTGA
- a CDS encoding SPFH domain-containing protein yields the protein MEPVIIVLIILVVLVFIALIKTIQVIPQASAAIVERFGRYTRTLNAGLNIVVPFIDTIRNRIDLREQVVPFPPQPVITQDNLVVNIDTVIYYQVTDARAATYEVASYIQAIEQLTVTTLRNIIGGMDLERTLTSREEINAALRGVLDEATGKWGIRVNRVELKAIEPPTSIQDSMEKQMRADRDKRAAILTAEGTRQAAILTAEGEKQSQILRAEGEAKAAALRAEGEAQAVRTVFEAIHAGDPDQKLLSYQYLQMLPKIAEGDANKLWIVPSEIGDALKGLSGAMGNFGSLGGGGNSGGATLPAQNKGPATERREKPSID from the coding sequence ATGGAACCGGTCATCATCGTCCTGATCATTCTGGTGGTGTTGGTCTTCATCGCCCTGATCAAGACCATCCAGGTCATCCCACAGGCCAGCGCGGCCATCGTCGAGCGCTTCGGCCGCTACACGCGGACCCTGAACGCGGGCCTGAACATCGTGGTCCCGTTCATAGACACCATCCGCAACCGCATCGACCTGCGCGAGCAGGTCGTACCGTTCCCGCCCCAGCCGGTGATCACCCAGGACAACCTGGTCGTCAACATCGACACCGTCATCTACTACCAGGTGACGGACGCCCGCGCGGCCACCTACGAGGTCGCCAGCTACATCCAGGCGATCGAGCAGCTCACCGTCACCACGCTGCGCAACATCATCGGCGGCATGGACCTGGAGCGCACCCTGACCTCCCGCGAGGAGATCAACGCCGCCCTGCGCGGCGTCCTGGACGAGGCCACGGGCAAGTGGGGCATCCGCGTCAACCGCGTGGAACTGAAGGCCATCGAGCCGCCGACCTCCATCCAGGACTCGATGGAGAAGCAGATGCGCGCCGACCGTGACAAGCGCGCCGCGATCCTCACCGCCGAGGGCACCCGGCAGGCCGCGATCCTCACGGCCGAGGGCGAGAAGCAGTCCCAGATCCTGCGCGCCGAGGGTGAGGCCAAGGCCGCCGCCCTGCGCGCCGAGGGCGAGGCCCAGGCCGTCCGTACGGTCTTCGAGGCCATCCACGCCGGTGACCCGGACCAGAAGCTGCTCTCCTACCAGTACCTCCAGATGCTCCCGAAGATCGCCGAGGGCGACGCCAACAAGCTCTGGATCGTCCCCAGCGAGATCGGCGACGCCCTCAAGGGCCTCTCCGGCGCCATGGGCAACTTCGGCTCTCTGGGCGGCGGCGGCAACAGCGGCGGCGCCACCCTCCCGGCCCAGAACAAGGGCCCCGCGACCGAACGCCGCGAAAAGCCGAGCATCGACTGA
- a CDS encoding HNH endonuclease: protein MRDTLVLNASFEPLSTVTLNRAVVLVLQDKAVVEQAHPELRMRGAEVDIPAPRVIRLCRYVRVPFRRQAPWSRRGVLVRDRHRCVYCGRRATTVDHVVPRAQGGQDTWLNTVAACAEDNHRKADRTPEEAGMALLRTPFEPTPADAMLFALRRDDVDGLPDWLAREAA, encoded by the coding sequence ATGCGTGACACGCTGGTGCTGAACGCGAGTTTCGAGCCGCTGTCTACGGTGACTCTGAACCGAGCCGTCGTCCTGGTGCTCCAGGACAAGGCGGTGGTCGAGCAGGCCCATCCCGAGCTGCGGATGCGGGGGGCCGAAGTGGACATCCCCGCGCCCCGGGTGATCAGGCTGTGCAGATATGTACGGGTGCCGTTCCGAAGACAAGCGCCGTGGTCGCGGCGGGGGGTGCTGGTGCGGGACCGGCACCGGTGCGTGTACTGCGGGCGCAGGGCGACCACGGTGGACCATGTGGTGCCGCGGGCGCAGGGGGGTCAGGACACCTGGCTGAATACCGTGGCGGCGTGTGCGGAGGACAATCACCGCAAGGCGGACCGGACTCCGGAGGAGGCCGGGATGGCGTTGCTGAGGACGCCGTTCGAGCCGACGCCGGCGGATGCGATGCTCTTCGCCTTGCGGCGGGACGACGTGGACGGGCTTCCTGATTGGCTCGCGCGGGAAGCGGCCTGA
- a CDS encoding YbhB/YbcL family Raf kinase inhibitor-like protein — MTELERRPLPHDFHPPVPSFTVTSEDVQENATLKGAQVHADGNTSPQLRWEGFPPETKSFAVTCFDPDAPTGSGFWHWVLFDIPASVTELPAGAASGEFEGLPEGAVHARNDYGTRDFGGAAPPPGDGPHRYVFTVYAVDEEKLGPDADASPAFVGFNLRFHTIARAQLIGEYENTEQG, encoded by the coding sequence GTGACCGAGCTCGAGCGGCGACCGCTCCCCCATGACTTCCACCCGCCGGTGCCGTCGTTCACGGTGACGAGCGAGGACGTCCAGGAGAACGCGACACTGAAGGGCGCTCAGGTCCACGCGGACGGGAACACCTCGCCGCAGCTGCGGTGGGAGGGTTTCCCGCCGGAGACCAAGAGCTTCGCCGTGACCTGCTTCGACCCGGACGCGCCGACCGGCAGCGGTTTCTGGCACTGGGTCCTGTTCGACATCCCGGCCTCGGTGACGGAGCTGCCCGCGGGCGCGGCGAGCGGCGAGTTCGAGGGCCTGCCCGAGGGCGCCGTGCACGCGCGCAACGACTACGGCACGCGGGACTTCGGCGGCGCCGCCCCGCCGCCCGGTGACGGCCCGCACCGTTATGTGTTCACGGTGTACGCGGTGGACGAGGAGAAGCTGGGTCCCGACGCGGACGCCTCGCCGGCCTTCGTCGGGTTCAATCTGCGCTTCCACACGATCGCGCGGGCGCAGCTCATCGGCGAGTACGAGAACACCGAGCAGGGCTGA
- a CDS encoding sporulation protein, with amino-acid sequence MAFKKLLASLGAGGASVETVLTEVNVVPGGVVQGEVRIQGGSVNQAIEGLSVGLQARVEVESGDEEYKQDIEFTKVRLGGAFELQAGAVHAVPFGLEIPWETPVTMIDGQELRGMHIGVTTELAIARAVDSGDLDPVNVHPLPAQQAILDAFISLGFRFKNADMERGHIRGTRQRLPFYQEIEFYPPSQYRGLNQVELSFVADEHAMDVVLEMDKKAGLFSEGSDTYRSFQVGHHDWQGTDWAAYLNQWLSEVGSRRSWF; translated from the coding sequence ATGGCGTTCAAGAAGCTGCTCGCGAGCCTCGGGGCCGGCGGTGCCTCGGTCGAGACGGTGCTGACCGAGGTGAATGTCGTACCGGGTGGCGTGGTCCAGGGCGAGGTGCGGATCCAGGGCGGTTCCGTGAACCAGGCCATCGAGGGGCTGTCCGTCGGTCTTCAGGCGCGGGTGGAGGTCGAGAGCGGCGACGAGGAGTACAAGCAGGACATCGAGTTCACCAAGGTGCGGCTCGGCGGTGCCTTCGAGCTCCAGGCCGGTGCCGTGCACGCGGTGCCGTTCGGTCTGGAGATCCCCTGGGAGACGCCGGTGACGATGATCGACGGCCAGGAGCTGCGCGGGATGCACATCGGGGTGACGACCGAGCTGGCGATCGCGCGGGCCGTCGACTCCGGTGACCTGGACCCGGTCAATGTGCACCCGCTGCCGGCGCAGCAGGCGATCCTGGACGCGTTCATCAGCCTCGGATTCCGGTTCAAGAACGCCGACATGGAGCGCGGACACATCCGGGGTACCCGGCAGCGGCTGCCGTTCTACCAGGAGATCGAGTTCTACCCGCCGTCGCAGTACCGCGGTCTGAACCAGGTCGAGCTGAGCTTCGTGGCCGACGAGCACGCCATGGACGTCGTACTGGAGATGGACAAGAAGGCGGGTCTGTTCAGCGAGGGCTCGGACACCTACCGCTCCTTCCAGGTGGGTCATCACGACTGGCAGGGGACCGATTGGGCGGCCTACCTCAACCAGTGGCTGTCCGAGGTCGGCAGCCGGCGCAGCTGGTTCTAG
- a CDS encoding DNA-3-methyladenine glycosylase, whose product MIAPRDRMPLPRKFFDRPVLDVAPDLLGRVLVRTTPDGPISVRLTEVEAYDGPNDPGSHAYRGRTARNAVMFGEPGHVYVYFTYGMWHCMNLVCGPEGRASAVLLRAGEVVEGVELARKRRPTARNDRELAKGPARLATALEVDRALDGTDACAAGETPLRVLTGTPVPAGQVRSGPRTGVAGEGGNGEVHPWRYWVADDPTVSPYRAHVPRRRRS is encoded by the coding sequence ATGATCGCGCCCCGGGACCGTATGCCCCTGCCCAGGAAGTTCTTCGACCGCCCGGTCCTCGACGTCGCCCCCGACCTCCTCGGCCGCGTCCTGGTCCGTACGACACCCGACGGCCCGATCTCGGTACGGCTGACGGAGGTCGAGGCGTACGACGGCCCGAACGACCCCGGTTCCCACGCCTACCGCGGCCGCACCGCACGCAACGCGGTGATGTTCGGGGAGCCCGGACATGTGTACGTCTACTTCACCTACGGCATGTGGCACTGCATGAACCTGGTCTGCGGACCCGAGGGCCGGGCGAGCGCCGTGCTGCTGCGGGCCGGCGAGGTGGTCGAGGGCGTGGAGCTGGCCCGCAAGCGCCGCCCTACGGCCCGTAACGACAGGGAACTGGCCAAGGGGCCGGCCCGGCTCGCCACCGCCCTGGAGGTGGACCGGGCCCTGGACGGCACGGACGCCTGCGCCGCGGGCGAGACCCCGCTGCGCGTCCTGACCGGCACCCCCGTCCCGGCCGGACAGGTACGGAGCGGCCCGCGCACCGGGGTGGCGGGCGAGGGCGGCAACGGCGAGGTCCACCCCTGGCGTTACTGGGTGGCCGACGATCCGACGGTGAGTCCGTACCGGGCCCATGTCCCGCGGCGCAGGCGAAGTTGA